Proteins found in one Panicum hallii strain FIL2 chromosome 4, PHallii_v3.1, whole genome shotgun sequence genomic segment:
- the LOC112888431 gene encoding probable transcription factor KAN3, whose protein sequence is MRGFERKGVRQYNRSEVPRMRWTEELHRQFVEAVECLGGQDEATPKRILQLMGVKGVSISHIKSHLQMYRSSSTSSSDHQSSLQKPTSTSNSKRVFLNREDHCVYASPDGNTAASDKNIYAALLRGCSHQSSPYQTPSLQEVFRSWEQSRGRVPWNSNVLTIEKAAVKPSHTTSSKRPDEKQPGCDLTLSIGLWEDASSDADGSSTISEELPAPAAGARRVATVKEEESKPALNLDLTISSSWLA, encoded by the exons ATGAGAGGGTTCGAGAGGAAAGGAGTCCGGCAGTACAACCGGTCGGAGGTGCCGCGGATGCGGTGGACGGAGGAGCTTCACCGGCAGTTCGTCGAGGCCGTCGAGTGCCTCGGTGGCCAGGACG AAGCAACTCCGAAGCGAATTCTTCAGTTGATGGGCGTGAAAGGAGTCAGCATATCTCATATCAAGAGCCATCTTCAG ATGTACAGAAGCTCTAGCACCAGCAGCAGTGACCATCAGTCCAGCCTCCAGAAGCCGACATCAACCAGCAACAGCAAGCGCGTGTTCTTGAACCGTGAAGATCACTGTGTCTACGCGTCACCGGATGGAAACACGGCAGCTTCAGACAAGAACATTTACGCCGCCTTGCTCCGCGGTTGCAGTCATCAGTCGTCACCATACCAAAC ACCGTCGCTACAGGAAGTATTCAGAAGCTGGGAACAAAGTAGAGGGCGTGTTCCTTGGAACTCCAACGTGCTGACAATAGAGAAG GCGGCCGTTAAGCCAAGTCACACTACTTCCAGCAAGAGGCCTGATGAGAAGCAACCGGGCTGCGATCTTACGCTGTCGATCGGCCTGTGGGAGGACGCGAGCAGCGACGCCGACGGCTCGAGCACCATCAGCGAGGAGCTCCCGGCTCCGGCAGCCGGTGCTCGCCGTGTCGCCACCGTGAAGGAGGAGGAGAGCAAGCCGGCTCTGAACCTAGACTTGACCATCTCGTCGTCTTGGCTGGCgtga
- the LOC112888995 gene encoding molybdenum cofactor sulfurase isoform X2 — MAQSKEEFLEQFGGDYGYPDAPRGIDELRAADFKRLEGMVFLDHAGATLYSEAQMADVAKDLMSNVYGNPHSQSDSSMATSDLITSMRHQVLKFFNASPRDYKCIFTSGATAALKLVGECFPWSRDSCYMYTMENHNSVLGIREYALSKGATVSAVDVEEVVDPSKNHGSDSLFKISKHSTQRRGDDVLLHNYQNGSLTAISGNNVNLFAFPSECNFSGHKFNLSLVKLIKEGKIISTTSQQQGSWMVLIDAAKGCTTEPLNLTVYSADFVVCSFYKIFGYPTGLGALIVKNEAAGLLNKTYFGGGTVAASIADIDFVQKRKSIEQVLEDGTISFLSISSLRYGFKIIDTLTISAIARHTASLATYVRKKMMDLKHSNEKNVCIIYGQEASKVKDLKMGPTITFNLKREDGTWFGYREVEKLASLSGIHLRTGCFCNPGACAKYLGLSHSDLVSNFEAGHVCWDDNDIINGRPTGAVRISFGYMSTYEDAEEFLKFLQSSFVSKAVGLNNGYMVNMDTLNLGDDWSEQAISDIRLKSITIYPVKSCQGFSVQGWPLTTGGLKYDREWLLQGSGGEILTQKKVPELSSIRTWIDLELGKLFLESPRRKDKLQISVIENLTHLSAEADVYGQRYEVQTYGDTINSWFSDAIGRPCTFMRCSSSKYRSCTINGRRDRLCRDTRSKLNFVNEGQLLLVSEESISELNSRLSSGNGNGKQRVLVDAMRFRPNIVVSGSTPYDEDNWKRLKIGVYGRMQPLSNDQPISELRAGDQIKRTTGNFSII; from the exons ATGGCGCAGAGCAAGGAGGAGTTCTTGGAGCAGTTCGGCGGGGACTACGGCTACCCGGACGCTCCCAGGGGCATCGACGAGCTGCGCGCCGCCGATTTCAAGCGGCTGGAAG GGATGGTTTTCCTGGACCATGCTGGTGCGACACTCTACTCAGAGGCACAGATGGCGGATGTTGCCAAAGACCTTATGTCGAATGTCTACGGAAATCCTC ATAGCCAGAGCGATTCAAGCATGGCTACAAGCGACCTTATTACTTCTATGCGACATCAG GTCCTAAAATTCTTCAACGCATCTCCAAGGGACTATAAATGTATATTCACCTCCGGGGCAACAGCAGCTCTGAAACTTGTCGGTGAATGCTTTCCATGGAGTAGAGATAGCTGCTACATGTACACAATGGAAAACCATAATAGTGTGCTTGGGATAAGAGA GTATGCTCTGAGCAAAGGAGCTACTGTATCGGCAGTCGATGTTGAAGAGGTTGTTGATCCATCAAAGAACCATGGAAGTGATAGTTTGTTTAAGATTTCAAAACACTCAACCCAAAGAAGAGGTGATGATGTGCTTTTGCATAATTACCAGAATGGAAGCCTGACAGCTATTTCAG GAAACAATGTAAATCTATTTGCATTCCCTTCAGAGTGCAATTTCTCAGGACACAAGTTCAATCTCAGCTTGGTCAAGCTCATCAAGGAAGGAAAAATTATTAGTACTACATCACAGCAACA GGGCAGCTGGATGGTTTTGATAGATGCTGCAAAAGGATGTACAACTGAACCACTAAACTTAACCGTGTATTCTGCTGATTTTGTTGTCTGTTCATTCTACAAG ATATTTGGCTATCCAACTGGTCTTGGTGCCTTAATTGTAAAGAATG AGGCTGCTGGTTTGCTGAACAAGACATACTTCGGTGGAG GAACGGTGGCTGCTTCAATCGCTGACATTGACTTTGTTCAGAAAAGAAAGAGCATTGAACAAGTTCTTGAGGATGGAACAATCTCATTCTTGAGCATATCCTCTCTTCGATATGGGTTTAAGATAATCGATACGCTAACTATTTCAGCTATTGCAAG GCATACTGCATCTCTTGCTACTTATGTGAGAAAGAAAATGATGGACTTGAAGCACAGCAATGAGAAAAATGTTTGCATAATCTACGGACAAGAAGCTTCTAAG GTGAAAGATCTGAAGATGGGTCCTACAATCACATTCAATTTGAAAAGAGAAGATGGCACCTGGTTTGGATACCGCGAGGTGGAGAAGCTTGCCTCCTTGTCAGGAATTCATCTGCGT ACAGGCTGCTTCTGTAACCCGGGTGCATGTGCTAAGTACCTTGGCTTGTCACACTCAGATCTAGTTTCTAATTTTGAG GCTGGGCATGTTTGCTGGGATGATAATGACATAATAAATGGAAGACCAACTGGTGCTGTGAGGATATCATTTGGCTACATGTCTACATATGAAGATGCTGAG GAATTTCTTAAGTTCCTGCAGTCATCTTTTGTGTCCAAAGCTGTAGGATTGAACAATGGCTACATGGTGAATATGGATACTCTTAATTTAGGAG ATGATTGGAGCGAACAAGCTATTTCAGATATCCGCTTAAAATCCATAACTATATATCCTGTGAAATCTTGCCAAGGATTTAGTGTGCAGGGTTGGCCACTGACAACTGGTG GTTTAAAATATGATAGAGAATGGCTTCTCCAAGGATCAGGTGGTGAAATTTTGACACAGAAAAAG GTGCCAGAGTTGAGCTCTATCCGCACATGGATTGACCTGGAACTTGGGAAACTCTTCTTGGAGTCGCCAAGACGCAAGGATAAATTGCAAATATCTGTTATAGAGAATTTGACGCATCTAAGTGCAGAAGCAGATGTTTATGGTCAAAG GTACGAGGTGCAAACTTACGGTGACACGATAAACTCCTGGTTCAGTGATGCTATTGGACGTCCTTGTACCTTTATGAGATGCTCAAGCTCCAAGTACCGTTCCTGCACAATTAATGGAAGGAGAGATCGCCTATGTAGAGATACTCGAAGCAAACTTAATTTTGTCAATGAAGGACAGCTGCTACTTGTTTCCGAAGAGAGCATATCTGAACTCAACAGCCGGTTAAGTTCAG GTAATGGAAATGGTAAGCAACGGGTGCTTGTTGATGCAATGAGGTTTCGTCCAAATATTGTTGTCTCTGGGTCCACACCATACGACGAGGATAACTGGAAAAGGCTTAAAATTGGGG TCTATGGGAGGATGCAACCGTTGTCAAATGATCAACCTATATCAGAGCTCAGGGCAGGTGATCAAATCAAAAGAACCACTGGCAACTTTAGCATCATATAG
- the LOC112888996 gene encoding protein JASON-like isoform X3: MRRCAAAIARAVVAFLNAVLVGCLLSCFRPRPRRGSGSSDALVHGDRTAEVLWDDDRGLGRNGKCHEDLTDGGSIDDDEELRLEGSGRNGKYHGDLTDGGIDDEELRREANYLKLCGTISETPAELQNECGNMPTNAPATNCASLFEATSSEGCEEHHAPSELSIEDTQHLLGVELVPHAAFLEKSPFQNIQHKQADRSGSPFATPLVLRDDMQTPGTIYTSHRGASISGKRVQTRKQFIYPVLRPIENRLQQMELTEHSSPLPPSNPPKRKNLEVDSVKKPKQTYSTSVVKSDVENQGDVKGAAGDQSYDECSFPTERPGFNASDLGWDIENPTPRLPKTWDANGIPNTITRYKEGQRVSWHTTPFEERLLKVLSDEEHRPPRKVVRGKLFHLEKKAE, encoded by the exons ATGCGCCGGTGCGCGGCGGCAATCGCGAGGGCGGTGGTGGCGTTCCTCAACGCGGTCCTCGTGGGCTGCCTCCTCTCGTGcttccgcccgcgcccccgccgcggctCCGGCTCCAGC GATGCACTCGTGCACGGGGATCGGACCGCGGAGGTGCTCTGGGATGATGACCGAG GTTTAGGAAGGAATGGGAAATGCCATGAGGATTTGACTGACGGTGGTAGCattgatgatgatgaggagcTTAGGCTCGAG GGTTCTGGAAGGAATGGGAAATACCATGGGGACTTGACCGATGGCGGCATTGATGACGAGGAGCTTAGGCGAGAG GCAAATTACCTCAAGTTATGTGGCACTATATCTGAAACCCCAGCTGAGCTTCAAAATGAG TGTGGTAACATGCCAACCAATGCACCAGCAACCAACTGTGCATCACTATTTGAAGCTACTTCATCTGAAGG ATGTGAGGAGCATCATGCACCGTCTGAACTGAGCATTGAAGATACCCAGCATCTTCTAGGAGTTGAATTAGTTCCTCATGCAGCTTTCTTAGAAAAGAGCCCGTTTCAGAACATCCAACACAAGCAGGCCGATCGTAGTGGTTCACCCTTTGCAACTCCTTTAGTTCTCAGGGATGATATGCAGACCCCTGGAACAATCTATACTTCACATAGAGGGGCTTCTATATCTGGAAAGCGTGTGCAGACCCGGAAACAATTCATTTACCCTGTCCTGAGACCGATCGAGAACAGACTTCAGCAGATGGAATTGACAGAACATTCTTCACCATTGCCGCCATCCAATCCCCCCAAAAGGAAAAACTTGGAAGTAGATTCTGTCAAGAAGCCAAAGCAAACATATTCAACTTCAGTGGTTAAATCAG ATGTTGAGAACCAAGGTGATGTTAAGGGTGCAGCAGGCGATCAATCATATGATGAGTGCAGCTTTCCAACCGAGAGACCTGGCTTCAATGCTTCTGATCTTGGGTGGGATATTGAGAATCCTACTCCTAGGTTACCCAAGACATGGGATGCCAATGGTATTCCCAACACAATCACCAGATACAAAGAG GGTCAAAGGGTTAGTTGGCACACCACACCATTCGAGGAAAGGCTACTGAAGGTGTTATCTGACGAGGAGCATCGCCCTCCAAG GAAAGTTGTCCGTGGAAAGTTGTTCCATCTAGAGAAGAAGGCAGAATAG
- the LOC112888996 gene encoding protein JASON-like isoform X2, with protein MRRCAAAIARAVVAFLNAVLVGCLLSCFRPRPRRGSGSSDALVHGDRTAEVLWDDDRGRNGKCHEDLTDGGSIDDDEELRLEGSGRNGKYHGDLTDGGIDDEELRREANYLKLCGTISETPAELQNECGNMPTNAPATNCASLFEATSSEGCEEHHAPSELSIEDTQHLLGVELVPHAAFLEKSPFQNIQHKQADRSGSPFATPLVLRDDMQTPGTIYTSHRGASISGKRVQTRKQFIYPVLRPIENRLQQMELTEHSSPLPPSNPPKRKNLEVDSVKKPKQTYSTSVVKSGLSETSSSFSRQVKEALSPEEFLDSGELSNTNSDEKNAAFSLSHWVKSSSTTDVENQGDVKGAAGDQSYDECSFPTERPGFNASDLGWDIENPTPRLPKTWDANGIPNTITRYKEGQRVSWHTTPFEERLLKVLSDEEHRPPRKVVRGKLFHLEKKAE; from the exons ATGCGCCGGTGCGCGGCGGCAATCGCGAGGGCGGTGGTGGCGTTCCTCAACGCGGTCCTCGTGGGCTGCCTCCTCTCGTGcttccgcccgcgcccccgccgcggctCCGGCTCCAGC GATGCACTCGTGCACGGGGATCGGACCGCGGAGGTGCTCTGGGATGATGACCGAG GAAGGAATGGGAAATGCCATGAGGATTTGACTGACGGTGGTAGCattgatgatgatgaggagcTTAGGCTCGAG GGTTCTGGAAGGAATGGGAAATACCATGGGGACTTGACCGATGGCGGCATTGATGACGAGGAGCTTAGGCGAGAG GCAAATTACCTCAAGTTATGTGGCACTATATCTGAAACCCCAGCTGAGCTTCAAAATGAG TGTGGTAACATGCCAACCAATGCACCAGCAACCAACTGTGCATCACTATTTGAAGCTACTTCATCTGAAGG ATGTGAGGAGCATCATGCACCGTCTGAACTGAGCATTGAAGATACCCAGCATCTTCTAGGAGTTGAATTAGTTCCTCATGCAGCTTTCTTAGAAAAGAGCCCGTTTCAGAACATCCAACACAAGCAGGCCGATCGTAGTGGTTCACCCTTTGCAACTCCTTTAGTTCTCAGGGATGATATGCAGACCCCTGGAACAATCTATACTTCACATAGAGGGGCTTCTATATCTGGAAAGCGTGTGCAGACCCGGAAACAATTCATTTACCCTGTCCTGAGACCGATCGAGAACAGACTTCAGCAGATGGAATTGACAGAACATTCTTCACCATTGCCGCCATCCAATCCCCCCAAAAGGAAAAACTTGGAAGTAGATTCTGTCAAGAAGCCAAAGCAAACATATTCAACTTCAGTGGTTAAATCAGGTTTGTCCGAAACTTCATCATCATTTTCACGCCAGGTAAAAGAAGCACTCTCTCCTGAGGAGTTTTTGGATAGCGGAGAACTATCAAATACCAACTCAGATGAAAAGAATGCTGCATTTAGCCTGTCCCACTGGGTGAAATCTTCCTCCACTACAGATGTTGAGAACCAAGGTGATGTTAAGGGTGCAGCAGGCGATCAATCATATGATGAGTGCAGCTTTCCAACCGAGAGACCTGGCTTCAATGCTTCTGATCTTGGGTGGGATATTGAGAATCCTACTCCTAGGTTACCCAAGACATGGGATGCCAATGGTATTCCCAACACAATCACCAGATACAAAGAG GGTCAAAGGGTTAGTTGGCACACCACACCATTCGAGGAAAGGCTACTGAAGGTGTTATCTGACGAGGAGCATCGCCCTCCAAG GAAAGTTGTCCGTGGAAAGTTGTTCCATCTAGAGAAGAAGGCAGAATAG
- the LOC112888995 gene encoding molybdenum cofactor sulfurase isoform X1 encodes MAQSKEEFLEQFGGDYGYPDAPRGIDELRAADFKRLEGMVFLDHAGATLYSEAQMADVAKDLMSNVYGNPHSQSDSSMATSDLITSMRHQVLKFFNASPRDYKCIFTSGATAALKLVGECFPWSRDSCYMYTMENHNSVLGIREYALSKGATVSAVDVEEVVDPSKNHGSDSLFKISKHSTQRRGDDVLLHNYQNGSLTAISGNNVNLFAFPSECNFSGHKFNLSLVKLIKEGKIISTTSQQQGSWMVLIDAAKGCTTEPLNLTVYSADFVVCSFYKIFGYPTGLGALIVKNEAAGLLNKTYFGGGTVAASIADIDFVQKRKSIEQVLEDGTISFLSISSLRYGFKIIDTLTISAIARHTASLATYVRKKMMDLKHSNEKNVCIIYGQEASKVKDLKMGPTITFNLKREDGTWFGYREVEKLASLSGIHLRTGCFCNPGACAKYLGLSHSDLVSNFEAGHVCWDDNDIINGRPTGAVRISFGYMSTYEDAEEFLKFLQSSFVSKAVGLNNGYMVNMDTLNLGDDWSEQAISDIRLKSITIYPVKSCQGFSVQGWPLTTGGLKYDREWLLQGSGGEILTQKKVPELSSIRTWIDLELGKLFLESPRRKDKLQISVIENLTHLSAEADVYGQRYEVQTYGDTINSWFSDAIGRPCTFMRCSSSKYRSCTINGRRDRLCRDTRSKLNFVNEGQLLLVSEESISELNSRLSSGNGNGKQRVLVDAMRFRPNIVVSGSTPYDEDNWKRLKIGGAYFTSMGGCNRCQMINLYQSSGQVIKSKEPLATLASYRRQKGKILFGILLNYEDSMDEEDDTVVERWIKVGQEVYPSTE; translated from the exons ATGGCGCAGAGCAAGGAGGAGTTCTTGGAGCAGTTCGGCGGGGACTACGGCTACCCGGACGCTCCCAGGGGCATCGACGAGCTGCGCGCCGCCGATTTCAAGCGGCTGGAAG GGATGGTTTTCCTGGACCATGCTGGTGCGACACTCTACTCAGAGGCACAGATGGCGGATGTTGCCAAAGACCTTATGTCGAATGTCTACGGAAATCCTC ATAGCCAGAGCGATTCAAGCATGGCTACAAGCGACCTTATTACTTCTATGCGACATCAG GTCCTAAAATTCTTCAACGCATCTCCAAGGGACTATAAATGTATATTCACCTCCGGGGCAACAGCAGCTCTGAAACTTGTCGGTGAATGCTTTCCATGGAGTAGAGATAGCTGCTACATGTACACAATGGAAAACCATAATAGTGTGCTTGGGATAAGAGA GTATGCTCTGAGCAAAGGAGCTACTGTATCGGCAGTCGATGTTGAAGAGGTTGTTGATCCATCAAAGAACCATGGAAGTGATAGTTTGTTTAAGATTTCAAAACACTCAACCCAAAGAAGAGGTGATGATGTGCTTTTGCATAATTACCAGAATGGAAGCCTGACAGCTATTTCAG GAAACAATGTAAATCTATTTGCATTCCCTTCAGAGTGCAATTTCTCAGGACACAAGTTCAATCTCAGCTTGGTCAAGCTCATCAAGGAAGGAAAAATTATTAGTACTACATCACAGCAACA GGGCAGCTGGATGGTTTTGATAGATGCTGCAAAAGGATGTACAACTGAACCACTAAACTTAACCGTGTATTCTGCTGATTTTGTTGTCTGTTCATTCTACAAG ATATTTGGCTATCCAACTGGTCTTGGTGCCTTAATTGTAAAGAATG AGGCTGCTGGTTTGCTGAACAAGACATACTTCGGTGGAG GAACGGTGGCTGCTTCAATCGCTGACATTGACTTTGTTCAGAAAAGAAAGAGCATTGAACAAGTTCTTGAGGATGGAACAATCTCATTCTTGAGCATATCCTCTCTTCGATATGGGTTTAAGATAATCGATACGCTAACTATTTCAGCTATTGCAAG GCATACTGCATCTCTTGCTACTTATGTGAGAAAGAAAATGATGGACTTGAAGCACAGCAATGAGAAAAATGTTTGCATAATCTACGGACAAGAAGCTTCTAAG GTGAAAGATCTGAAGATGGGTCCTACAATCACATTCAATTTGAAAAGAGAAGATGGCACCTGGTTTGGATACCGCGAGGTGGAGAAGCTTGCCTCCTTGTCAGGAATTCATCTGCGT ACAGGCTGCTTCTGTAACCCGGGTGCATGTGCTAAGTACCTTGGCTTGTCACACTCAGATCTAGTTTCTAATTTTGAG GCTGGGCATGTTTGCTGGGATGATAATGACATAATAAATGGAAGACCAACTGGTGCTGTGAGGATATCATTTGGCTACATGTCTACATATGAAGATGCTGAG GAATTTCTTAAGTTCCTGCAGTCATCTTTTGTGTCCAAAGCTGTAGGATTGAACAATGGCTACATGGTGAATATGGATACTCTTAATTTAGGAG ATGATTGGAGCGAACAAGCTATTTCAGATATCCGCTTAAAATCCATAACTATATATCCTGTGAAATCTTGCCAAGGATTTAGTGTGCAGGGTTGGCCACTGACAACTGGTG GTTTAAAATATGATAGAGAATGGCTTCTCCAAGGATCAGGTGGTGAAATTTTGACACAGAAAAAG GTGCCAGAGTTGAGCTCTATCCGCACATGGATTGACCTGGAACTTGGGAAACTCTTCTTGGAGTCGCCAAGACGCAAGGATAAATTGCAAATATCTGTTATAGAGAATTTGACGCATCTAAGTGCAGAAGCAGATGTTTATGGTCAAAG GTACGAGGTGCAAACTTACGGTGACACGATAAACTCCTGGTTCAGTGATGCTATTGGACGTCCTTGTACCTTTATGAGATGCTCAAGCTCCAAGTACCGTTCCTGCACAATTAATGGAAGGAGAGATCGCCTATGTAGAGATACTCGAAGCAAACTTAATTTTGTCAATGAAGGACAGCTGCTACTTGTTTCCGAAGAGAGCATATCTGAACTCAACAGCCGGTTAAGTTCAG GTAATGGAAATGGTAAGCAACGGGTGCTTGTTGATGCAATGAGGTTTCGTCCAAATATTGTTGTCTCTGGGTCCACACCATACGACGAGGATAACTGGAAAAGGCTTAAAATTGGGGGTGCGTATTTTACT TCTATGGGAGGATGCAACCGTTGTCAAATGATCAACCTATATCAGAGCTCAGGGCAGGTGATCAAATCAAAAGAACCACTGGCAACTTTAGCATCATATAGACGACAAAAG GGTAAAATTTTGTTTGGCATCCTGCTGAACTATGAAGACAGTATGGATGAAGAAGATGATACCGTTGTAGAGAGATGGATTAAAGTAGGGCAAGAGGTGTACCCTTCTACAGAATGA
- the LOC112888996 gene encoding protein JASON-like isoform X1, producing MRRCAAAIARAVVAFLNAVLVGCLLSCFRPRPRRGSGSSDALVHGDRTAEVLWDDDRGLGRNGKCHEDLTDGGSIDDDEELRLEGSGRNGKYHGDLTDGGIDDEELRREANYLKLCGTISETPAELQNECGNMPTNAPATNCASLFEATSSEGCEEHHAPSELSIEDTQHLLGVELVPHAAFLEKSPFQNIQHKQADRSGSPFATPLVLRDDMQTPGTIYTSHRGASISGKRVQTRKQFIYPVLRPIENRLQQMELTEHSSPLPPSNPPKRKNLEVDSVKKPKQTYSTSVVKSGLSETSSSFSRQVKEALSPEEFLDSGELSNTNSDEKNAAFSLSHWVKSSSTTDVENQGDVKGAAGDQSYDECSFPTERPGFNASDLGWDIENPTPRLPKTWDANGIPNTITRYKEGQRVSWHTTPFEERLLKVLSDEEHRPPRKVVRGKLFHLEKKAE from the exons ATGCGCCGGTGCGCGGCGGCAATCGCGAGGGCGGTGGTGGCGTTCCTCAACGCGGTCCTCGTGGGCTGCCTCCTCTCGTGcttccgcccgcgcccccgccgcggctCCGGCTCCAGC GATGCACTCGTGCACGGGGATCGGACCGCGGAGGTGCTCTGGGATGATGACCGAG GTTTAGGAAGGAATGGGAAATGCCATGAGGATTTGACTGACGGTGGTAGCattgatgatgatgaggagcTTAGGCTCGAG GGTTCTGGAAGGAATGGGAAATACCATGGGGACTTGACCGATGGCGGCATTGATGACGAGGAGCTTAGGCGAGAG GCAAATTACCTCAAGTTATGTGGCACTATATCTGAAACCCCAGCTGAGCTTCAAAATGAG TGTGGTAACATGCCAACCAATGCACCAGCAACCAACTGTGCATCACTATTTGAAGCTACTTCATCTGAAGG ATGTGAGGAGCATCATGCACCGTCTGAACTGAGCATTGAAGATACCCAGCATCTTCTAGGAGTTGAATTAGTTCCTCATGCAGCTTTCTTAGAAAAGAGCCCGTTTCAGAACATCCAACACAAGCAGGCCGATCGTAGTGGTTCACCCTTTGCAACTCCTTTAGTTCTCAGGGATGATATGCAGACCCCTGGAACAATCTATACTTCACATAGAGGGGCTTCTATATCTGGAAAGCGTGTGCAGACCCGGAAACAATTCATTTACCCTGTCCTGAGACCGATCGAGAACAGACTTCAGCAGATGGAATTGACAGAACATTCTTCACCATTGCCGCCATCCAATCCCCCCAAAAGGAAAAACTTGGAAGTAGATTCTGTCAAGAAGCCAAAGCAAACATATTCAACTTCAGTGGTTAAATCAGGTTTGTCCGAAACTTCATCATCATTTTCACGCCAGGTAAAAGAAGCACTCTCTCCTGAGGAGTTTTTGGATAGCGGAGAACTATCAAATACCAACTCAGATGAAAAGAATGCTGCATTTAGCCTGTCCCACTGGGTGAAATCTTCCTCCACTACAGATGTTGAGAACCAAGGTGATGTTAAGGGTGCAGCAGGCGATCAATCATATGATGAGTGCAGCTTTCCAACCGAGAGACCTGGCTTCAATGCTTCTGATCTTGGGTGGGATATTGAGAATCCTACTCCTAGGTTACCCAAGACATGGGATGCCAATGGTATTCCCAACACAATCACCAGATACAAAGAG GGTCAAAGGGTTAGTTGGCACACCACACCATTCGAGGAAAGGCTACTGAAGGTGTTATCTGACGAGGAGCATCGCCCTCCAAG GAAAGTTGTCCGTGGAAAGTTGTTCCATCTAGAGAAGAAGGCAGAATAG